Genomic DNA from Frondihabitans sp. PAMC 28766:
ATCGAGCCCTCTCGCATGACGATGACGTCGTCGGCGAGGTCGGCGACGACACCCATGTCGTGGGTGATCAGGAGGATGGCGGTGCCGAAGCGCTCGCGGACGCTCCGCAGCAGGTCGAGGATGCCCGCCTGCACGGTCACGTCGAGCGCGGTCGTCGGCTCGTCGGCGATCAGGATCTCGGGGTCGCCCGAGAGCGCCATCGCGATCATGGCGCGCTGCAGCTGGCCGCCCGAGAGCTCGTGCGGGAAGGCGCGGCGTACCCGCTCGGGGTCGGGCAGGCCGACGCTCTCGAGCAACGCCGTCACCCGGTCTCGAGCTGCGTCGTGCGAGCCGCCGCGGCCGTGTGCCCTGAGGGCCTCGGTGATCTGCCAGCCGATCGGCAGCACCGGGTTGAACGCGCTCATCGGCTCTTGGAAGATCGTCCCGATCCGCCCGCCCCGCACCTGCCGCAGCAGGGCCGTCGGCGCACCCACGAGCTCGTCGTCGCCGAGCCGGATGCTGCCCGACACCGAAGCCGACGGCGGCAGCAGCCCGAGCAGCGACATGGCCGTGACGCTCTTGCCCGACCCCGACTCGCCGACCAGGGCCAGCGTGCGGCCGCGACGCAGCTCGAAGCCGATGCCGTGGACGACCGGGCGAACGCCCCCGGACGCTGCCGCGAACGAGATCTCGAGATCACGCGCGGTCAGGACGACGGGGGCGTCGCCGGTCGGGGCTGGTGCTGTCGTCACTGCTGGAGCGAGAGGGTGAGGTAGTTCGGGTAGGCCGGGAACGACGCGATGCCGAAGTTCTGCACGCCCGAGCCGCGCAAGAACGACTGCTTGGCGTAGGTGAGCGGAACGACCGGCGCGTCTTGCATGATGCGCTTGTCGGCCTGGGCCCAGAGCGCCTGGGCGTCGGTCTCGTCGACCGTCGCCGTGGCCTGGTCGATCAGCTTGTCGACGGCCGGGCTCGAGTAGCGCGACACGTTGTTGCCGCCGTTGCCGATCTCGCTGGACGCGAACAGCGGCTGGATGCTCGAGTTCGCGCTGGGGAAGTCGGGCTGCCAGCTGTACAGGGCCAGGTCGTAGTTCGCCGTGTTCGCCGTGGCGTCGGTGTAGAACGACGTCGGGTCTTCGGGCTTCAGCGTCACCTTGATGCCGGCGCGCTCGATGCCCTGCTGGAGGGCCTGGGCCTGGGCGAGCGACGAGGTGTCGTTCTGCGTGAGCAGCGTGAGCGAGAGTCCGCTCGACTGACCCGCCGACTTGAGGAGCGACTTGGCCTTGGTGACGTCGCCGTCGGCTCCTGCGGGGTAGAGGTTGTACGCCTTGCGGCCGGCGATGCCGGGCGTGATGAGGGTCGACGCGTCTTCGCCCGCCTGGGGGCCGCCGGATGCGATCAGGTACGACTTGCGGTCGACCGCGTATTCGAGAGCCTGGCGCACCTTCAGGTCTTTCAGCGCGCCCTTCTGAGTGTTGATCGCGAGATAGGTGAGCGGGCCGGCCTTGCTTGTCGAGAGGCGCTTCGCGGCGTCCGGGTTGGCCTTCACCTGGGCGAGGTCGGCGGCGCCGAGATAGCTGGCGCCGAAGCTGTCCTTCGCCGAGCCGGAGTCGGCGATGAGGCTCTGCGTGGTGGTCGACGTGCTGTCGTTCATGCCGAGCACGATCTTGTCGGGGCCGGCGGTGCGGATCGAGTCGGTCTTCGCGCTCCAGTTCGGGTTGCGCTTCAGCGTGATCGCGGTGCCCTGCTGGAAGGAGGCGACCTGGTACGGCCCGGACGCCTCCGGGTCGTTGCCGTAGGTCGCGGGGTCGGTGTCCTTGGCCTTCGGCACCGGCGAGAACGCGGGCATCGAGGCGATCCACGGCCAGTCGCCGTAGGCGCTGTTCAGATGGAAGACGATCGTCTTGGCGTTCGGGGTCTCGATCGACGAGAGGTCTTTGCCCGAGTAGGGGCCGGTGTAGGCCGAGCCGCCGACGAGGAGCGTCTTGTGGTAGCTCAGGCCGCCGGCGAGAGCCGGGGCGAACGAGCGCTCGATGCCGTACTTGATGTCGGCCGTGGTGATGGGGTCGCCGTCGGCGTACTTCACGCCGCTCTTCAGCGTGTATGTCCAGGTCTTGCCGCCGTCGCTCGGGGTGCCGGTGTTCGTCGCGAGGTCGGGCACGACCTTCGGGTCTTTGCCTGGAACGATCTTCCACGTGGTCAGGCGGCGGAAGACCAGGCCGAGCGAGGTGATCGCGAGACCCTGGCTCTTGGCCGGGTCGAGGCTGATCTGGTTCTGGTCGGACAGGATCGTGAGCGTGCCGCCTTTCGACGACCCGGTGCTGCTCGAGGTGGTCGAGTGCGACGTGCACCCGGTGATGAGGAGTGCGGCGGCGACTGCCACTGCCCCGGCGCGGACGAATCTATTCATGTGGAGCCCCTGACTCAAGTGCTGTGCGGATCGGTCGACCATGCTTCACGAGACGACACTCAGAGCCAAATCAGATGACGCCCCGTGGCATTCCCCAGGCTTGCTCTACGGTACGGGTCCACTGACATTTTGGCCATCTGGTAAGCTCGTGGAGTTTTTTGTCACGAAACCGGAGTGAATTTTTTATGCGCAGAAGTCTGACGAGCGACGACGTGACGGTCGTCGAAGAGTCCCTGTTGAAACGAGCGGTCGCTGCGGCCGCACTGGGAAACGGGATGGAGTGGTTCGACTTCGGTGTCTTCGCCTACCTCACCACGACCTTGGCGAAGGTCTTCTACCCCGACCTGAACCCGACCCTGAGCGTGATCCTGACCTTCGCCACGTTCACGGCGGCGTTCGTCGTCCGTCCCATCGGCGGCGCCGTCTTCGGGCCACTCGGCGACCGCATCGGCCGCCAGAAGGTGCTCGCCGTCACGATGATCATGATGGCCGCCGGCACCTTCGCCATCGGGTTCCTGCCCGACTTCAACACGATCGGCATCTGGTCGCCGATGCTCCTGCTGCTCGCCCGCCTCGTGCAGGGCTTCTCGACCGGCGGGGAGTACGGCGGGGCGGCGACCTTCATCGCCGAGTACTCACCCGACAAGCGCCGCGGCTTCATGGGCTCCTTCCTCGAGTTCGGCACCCTCGGCGGCTATGTGCTCGGGGCGTCGCTCGTCACGATCCTGCAGTTCGCGATGCCCGAAGACACCCTGCTCTCCTGGGGCTGGCGCATTCCCTTCCTCGTCGCAGGCCCGCTCGGCATCGTCGGGCTGTACCTTCGCCTGAAGCTCGAAGAGACCCCCGCGTTCGCCCGGCAGCAAGAGCTGGCCGCGTCACGCGAAGCGGTCAAGCTGCCCCTCGTCCGCCTCTTCGCCGAGAACTGGCGCGCGCTGCTGATCTGCATCGGG
This window encodes:
- a CDS encoding ABC transporter substrate-binding protein — protein: MNRFVRAGAVAVAAALLITGCTSHSTTSSSTGSSKGGTLTILSDQNQISLDPAKSQGLAITSLGLVFRRLTTWKIVPGKDPKVVPDLATNTGTPSDGGKTWTYTLKSGVKYADGDPITTADIKYGIERSFAPALAGGLSYHKTLLVGGSAYTGPYSGKDLSSIETPNAKTIVFHLNSAYGDWPWIASMPAFSPVPKAKDTDPATYGNDPEASGPYQVASFQQGTAITLKRNPNWSAKTDSIRTAGPDKIVLGMNDSTSTTTQSLIADSGSAKDSFGASYLGAADLAQVKANPDAAKRLSTSKAGPLTYLAINTQKGALKDLKVRQALEYAVDRKSYLIASGGPQAGEDASTLITPGIAGRKAYNLYPAGADGDVTKAKSLLKSAGQSSGLSLTLLTQNDTSSLAQAQALQQGIERAGIKVTLKPEDPTSFYTDATANTANYDLALYSWQPDFPSANSSIQPLFASSEIGNGGNNVSRYSSPAVDKLIDQATATVDETDAQALWAQADKRIMQDAPVVPLTYAKQSFLRGSGVQNFGIASFPAYPNYLTLSLQQ
- a CDS encoding MFS transporter; amino-acid sequence: MRRSLTSDDVTVVEESLLKRAVAAAALGNGMEWFDFGVFAYLTTTLAKVFYPDLNPTLSVILTFATFTAAFVVRPIGGAVFGPLGDRIGRQKVLAVTMIMMAAGTFAIGFLPDFNTIGIWSPMLLLLARLVQGFSTGGEYGGAATFIAEYSPDKRRGFMGSFLEFGTLGGYVLGASLVTILQFAMPEDTLLSWGWRIPFLVAGPLGIVGLYLRLKLEETPAFARQQELAASREAVKLPLVRLFAENWRALLICIGLVLVFNVTDYMLLSYMPTYLTTTLGRDATNGLILVIVVMVLMMAVISLGGRLSDRFGRRPVLFAGCLGFLFLSWPALKLVQTDSTFLVFVGLLILGLVLVTFTSTMPSTLPALFPTIIRYGALAIAFNVSVSLFGGTTPLATEALVAWAHRSGFAWANDIPAFYLMIAAVIGLVSVWFTKETANVPLLGSGPSVATDEEAQELIEAYADESSEVAQSDWAVEFAQSGPIDIVQPSVDGQEPAEAASSARV